A single window of Thalassomonas viridans DNA harbors:
- a CDS encoding cellulase family glycosylhydrolase, with product MKRLLSIFTCTAMLLAHSSNSFAAPHVTGKGIVPIVDKQGRQLILQGLNAGNVAKHSEMRRSWETATDVAYQAKTMGYNTARYLIFWDLLMPERGQINQAYLDDIEARLQWYADNKMQVILDMHQDVWGENCGGNGAPAWATIGSDDPLNEGPWWLKVASPCAVDSANNFFANVGNIQEDFALAWRAVAERFADHPAVIGYDLFNEPTRLDAIADQLVYEMIEPSQKNLLNFAVIGTVWIDGHPYNMFTGLIRNIIRDLAANMGFNVPESYIDKVAHTLIGRNKGDWGNLNAVREFEGGALSDVYQKVINRIREVDNDHYIFVEPMSVSANHGAPTALRYLHDPRSGERRLGYIPHLYPRDLHEGGSYRESDFSRVDLWEANQHSYAYNNNMAWLMGEFGHSNSAEGGLQFLRDVMLMAERNKLGWAYWSSDPGGWSPIAPDRQSELRNALALVNIYPRAVAGSIENYDFDAMQNTFTLSYRNNGAGGTTEIALPERFYPQGFAVTSTTDSNWQYQLDSEHNILHISHDPEVDFHRFAITATGSDQPMPYRELTSRNNGKCLDFSGILPTSGKGAILWQCEGKSWQRWTYDSKEQFLRSFQNPEYCLSHGGPEQAKDGGAVTLAQCSDSNDHRWHYNNGVFANVHNPDYVLDAFGTDNNSTIGQWRYHGGKNQKWDWAQTTDLSMQVLLAGMEKDQRYFMKISTREHNCRLEWDAKLESNNERNAKFDCASPGDGFVFTANSEPKVHDDNSVSVSGFLSMADGSCALEWDAHLDKNNERNSKFDCSGGADEITLTSTSDGSSLVVTSNQCGLEWDAKLKNGERNAKFDCNPRFDEMRLEQFRSY from the coding sequence ATGAAAAGACTTTTATCCATTTTCACCTGTACGGCTATGCTGCTCGCCCACAGCAGCAATAGTTTTGCGGCTCCCCATGTCACCGGCAAAGGCATAGTGCCGATAGTGGACAAACAGGGACGGCAGCTGATATTACAGGGACTCAACGCCGGTAACGTTGCCAAACACAGCGAAATGCGCCGCTCGTGGGAAACCGCAACCGACGTGGCCTACCAGGCCAAAACCATGGGTTACAACACCGCCCGCTACCTGATTTTCTGGGACTTGCTGATGCCGGAGAGAGGGCAAATCAACCAGGCATATTTAGATGACATAGAAGCCCGGCTGCAATGGTATGCCGACAACAAAATGCAGGTAATTCTGGATATGCACCAGGACGTATGGGGAGAAAACTGCGGCGGCAACGGCGCTCCCGCCTGGGCGACCATAGGCAGCGACGATCCGCTAAACGAAGGCCCCTGGTGGCTCAAAGTTGCCTCCCCCTGCGCCGTTGACTCGGCCAACAACTTTTTCGCCAATGTTGGCAATATTCAGGAAGACTTCGCTCTGGCATGGCGTGCCGTTGCCGAACGTTTTGCCGACCACCCGGCGGTAATAGGCTACGACTTATTTAACGAACCCACCCGCTTAGACGCCATAGCCGATCAGCTGGTATATGAAATGATCGAACCGTCCCAGAAAAACCTGCTGAACTTTGCCGTGATCGGCACCGTCTGGATAGACGGCCACCCCTACAATATGTTCACCGGACTTATCCGCAACATCATCCGCGACCTGGCCGCCAACATGGGCTTTAACGTACCCGAGTCATATATCGACAAAGTGGCCCACACCCTGATTGGCCGCAACAAAGGCGACTGGGGCAACCTCAATGCGGTACGGGAATTTGAAGGCGGCGCCCTGAGCGACGTTTACCAGAAAGTGATCAACCGCATTCGGGAAGTAGACAACGACCACTACATATTTGTCGAACCTATGTCGGTCAGCGCCAACCACGGCGCCCCCACCGCCCTACGCTACCTGCACGACCCGCGCAGCGGCGAGCGCCGCCTGGGTTATATACCGCACCTGTACCCCAGGGATCTGCACGAAGGCGGCAGCTACCGCGAAAGCGACTTCTCCCGGGTAGACCTGTGGGAAGCCAACCAGCACAGCTACGCCTACAACAACAATATGGCCTGGCTGATGGGCGAATTCGGCCACAGCAACAGCGCCGAAGGCGGCCTGCAATTTCTCAGGGACGTAATGCTGATGGCCGAACGCAACAAACTCGGCTGGGCCTACTGGTCAAGCGACCCCGGCGGTTGGAGCCCGATAGCCCCCGACAGGCAGTCGGAGCTGCGCAACGCCCTGGCCCTGGTTAACATCTACCCCAGGGCGGTTGCCGGCAGCATAGAAAACTACGACTTTGACGCCATGCAAAACACCTTCACCCTAAGCTACCGCAACAACGGCGCCGGCGGCACCACAGAAATCGCCCTGCCGGAGCGCTTTTACCCCCAGGGATTTGCAGTAACCAGCACCACAGACAGCAACTGGCAATATCAGCTAGACAGCGAACACAACATACTGCACATAAGCCACGACCCGGAGGTTGATTTCCACCGGTTTGCCATAACCGCCACCGGCAGCGACCAGCCCATGCCCTACCGGGAACTGACCAGCCGCAACAACGGCAAATGCCTGGACTTCTCCGGCATATTGCCCACCTCCGGCAAAGGCGCGATTTTATGGCAATGTGAAGGCAAGTCGTGGCAACGCTGGACCTACGACAGCAAAGAACAGTTCCTGCGCAGCTTCCAAAACCCCGAATACTGCCTGAGCCACGGCGGCCCCGAGCAGGCAAAAGACGGCGGCGCGGTAACCCTGGCCCAGTGCAGCGACAGCAATGACCACCGCTGGCACTACAACAACGGCGTTTTTGCCAACGTACATAACCCGGATTACGTTTTAGACGCCTTTGGTACAGACAACAACAGCACCATCGGCCAATGGCGTTACCACGGCGGTAAAAACCAGAAATGGGACTGGGCGCAAACCACAGACTTGTCGATGCAGGTGCTATTGGCCGGTATGGAAAAAGACCAGCGTTATTTCATGAAAATCAGCACCCGGGAGCATAACTGCCGGTTAGAATGGGACGCAAAACTGGAAAGCAACAACGAGCGTAATGCCAAATTCGACTGCGCTTCGCCGGGAGACGGTTTTGTTTTTACCGCCAACAGCGAGCCGAAAGTTCATGACGATAACTCAGTTTCTGTTTCCGGCTTCCTCAGTATGGCCGATGGCAGCTGCGCATTAGAATGGGATGCCCACCTCGATAAAAACAACGAGCGTAACAGTAAATTTGACTGTAGCGGCGGTGCTGATGAAATTACCCTGACCAGCACCAGCGATGGTAGTTCTCTGGTGGTTACATCTAATCAATGCGGTCTTGAATGGGACGCTAAGTTGAAAAACGGCGAGCGTAATGCCAAATTTGATTGCAACCCCAGATTTGACGAAATGCGGTTAGAGCAATTTAGAAGTTATTAA